One genomic window of Bacillus mycoides includes the following:
- a CDS encoding NUDIX hydrolase yields MNTTKTTGCFTIVDNNEGKILLVKRNDYPIWDLPGGRLEENEQLDKCAIRETKEETGYIIAIERKIGEYHQPQYDDMQYIFSGKLLGGTPINNGPETAKIGWFNPSRLPLLMVPNRRKQISNFMKYKNSLIKETLKTPFMIRLLKKIM; encoded by the coding sequence ATGAATACTACAAAAACCACAGGGTGCTTTACTATTGTTGATAATAATGAAGGCAAAATATTGCTAGTTAAACGAAATGATTACCCTATCTGGGATTTACCTGGGGGAAGACTAGAAGAAAATGAACAGTTAGATAAGTGTGCTATAAGAGAAACTAAAGAAGAAACTGGCTATATAATTGCTATTGAGCGTAAAATAGGAGAATATCACCAACCTCAATACGATGATATGCAATATATATTTTCAGGGAAATTACTAGGGGGAACACCAATAAATAATGGACCTGAAACTGCAAAAATCGGGTGGTTTAATCCTAGCAGATTACCTTTGTTAATGGTTCCAAATAGACGAAAACAAATCAGTAATTTTATGAAATACAAAAATTCACTAATAAAAGAGACATTAAAGACACCATTTATGATAAGGTTATTGAAAAAAATTATGTGA
- a CDS encoding ABC transporter ATP-binding protein, translating into MIEIVNVSKSYNGSNYAVKDLSLSVPSGEIFGFLGPNGAGKSTTIKMITGIHGVDKGTITINGKDIMKNPMEAKKTFGYVPDSPDMFLRLKGIEYLNFMADMYEVPKEVRQERIESLAKKFDLYNALSDQIQSYSHGMRQKIVIIGVLVHEPDVWILDEPLTGLDPKSAYILKEMMREHADKGKIVFFSTHVLEVAEKICDRVAIINKGNLQFKGNLNEMRDHFKSNESLEKMFLEMTGNE; encoded by the coding sequence ATGATTGAAATTGTGAATGTGTCAAAAAGTTATAATGGATCTAACTACGCAGTAAAAGATTTAAGTTTATCTGTACCTAGCGGAGAAATATTCGGATTTTTAGGACCGAATGGTGCAGGTAAATCAACGACAATTAAGATGATTACTGGTATTCATGGGGTGGACAAAGGGACCATTACAATCAATGGTAAAGATATTATGAAAAACCCGATGGAAGCGAAGAAAACATTTGGCTATGTTCCAGATAGCCCGGATATGTTTTTACGATTAAAAGGAATTGAATATTTAAACTTTATGGCTGATATGTACGAAGTGCCGAAGGAAGTAAGGCAAGAACGAATAGAGTCTTTAGCGAAGAAGTTTGATCTTTATAATGCTTTATCTGATCAAATTCAAAGTTATTCACACGGTATGAGGCAAAAGATTGTTATTATTGGTGTGCTCGTGCATGAGCCGGATGTATGGATTTTAGATGAACCGTTAACAGGGCTTGATCCGAAATCTGCATATATTTTGAAAGAAATGATGAGAGAACATGCAGATAAAGGGAAGATTGTATTTTTCTCTACACACGTATTAGAAGTGGCGGAAAAAATATGTGACCGCGTCGCTATTATTAATAAGGGGAATTTGCAGTTTAAAGGAAATTTAAATGAAATGAGAGATCATTTTAAATCCAATGAATCACTTGAAAAAATGTTCTTGGAGATGACGGGTAATGAGTAA
- a CDS encoding DUF3796 domain-containing protein produces the protein MKTTWIKYLGFLGFFGFLGFFYEKGLFTMFCFFSFFTTYRKVHHDELFEQIVNKSCRNAFIITLLTTTIIMFIEMLFPNPFLQEIDIALIFSTLILTFGFSIFFYDKPVDEMEDAPWRS, from the coding sequence GTGAAAACAACTTGGATTAAATATTTAGGATTTCTCGGTTTCTTTGGGTTTCTCGGATTTTTTTACGAAAAAGGATTGTTTACTATGTTCTGTTTCTTCTCCTTTTTCACGACATATAGAAAAGTTCATCACGATGAGCTTTTTGAACAAATCGTCAATAAATCATGCCGCAATGCCTTTATCATTACATTACTAACAACAACTATCATTATGTTTATTGAAATGTTATTTCCGAATCCATTTTTACAAGAGATTGATATCGCTCTTATTTTCAGCACACTCATTCTTACATTCGGATTCTCTATCTTCTTTTACGATAAACCTGTGGATGAAATGGAAGATGCACCATGGCGTTCGTAA
- a CDS encoding putative ABC transporter permease subunit has protein sequence MSKIWTLTKVLLKLNYADFITDKKKRWAYLFSFAAILFVGFLIFGSMTHGMYEGMIHLGQDPGIIIAMGLAIASIWVFLMSIMNILTVFYYSNDVEMLLPLPLKPAQIISAKFFTVLITQYVMSSFILWPIFITYGLKSGAFITYYIYMVVIYIFFPIVPLVLASLIMTIIMRYTNIAKNKDRGSIFIGIVSILFIVGINVFMQWRNKSAVSGAGDSVANYLVNNQSSLFIQMTNYFPTTYFGAMGLVENASWKGILYVLIYILISIAFFGLFYYIAERTYLKGVIGLSTSTAKKEVISAEGLQKSTVQSSHLKAYVKKEFKTLFRTPQFFLNCIVQTFVMPIMLFFVLFVQDGNLKWITEYIDNPESAGFAIGVGLCASLFLMGSNVIATTSFSRDGSSWFVNRYLPVKASDIFFAKAITAWLINVVILAVFGITMAVVAGISPVFMILWFLLSANGLLLINLIGTRWDAQTADIHWDTEQKLFKSRYTTLWNFLANILIALVIVAGVSVLYFVLQVGLWVMFIILFILFTITNLILIRILKLGAERILSNIQ, from the coding sequence ATGAGTAAAATTTGGACGTTAACGAAGGTATTATTGAAATTAAATTATGCAGATTTTATAACTGATAAAAAGAAACGATGGGCATATTTATTCTCCTTTGCAGCGATTTTATTTGTTGGGTTTTTAATATTTGGTTCGATGACGCATGGAATGTATGAAGGAATGATACATCTAGGACAGGATCCAGGGATTATTATTGCAATGGGATTAGCTATTGCTAGTATATGGGTATTTTTGATGAGTATTATGAACATTTTAACAGTGTTTTACTATAGTAATGATGTTGAAATGTTACTACCGTTACCGTTAAAACCAGCGCAAATTATTTCGGCAAAGTTCTTTACAGTGTTAATTACACAATACGTAATGAGCTCGTTTATTTTATGGCCTATCTTTATTACTTACGGTTTAAAGAGTGGTGCTTTCATTACATATTACATTTATATGGTTGTCATTTACATATTCTTCCCTATCGTTCCGTTAGTGCTAGCTTCGTTAATTATGACAATTATTATGAGGTATACGAATATAGCGAAAAATAAAGATCGAGGAAGTATATTTATTGGAATCGTAAGTATACTATTTATCGTCGGAATCAATGTATTTATGCAATGGAGAAATAAAAGTGCAGTATCTGGAGCTGGAGATTCAGTTGCGAATTATCTTGTAAATAATCAATCCTCCCTTTTCATACAAATGACAAATTATTTTCCGACTACATATTTTGGTGCAATGGGATTAGTAGAAAATGCATCGTGGAAGGGAATATTATACGTACTAATATACATTCTTATTTCTATCGCGTTTTTTGGGCTGTTTTACTATATTGCAGAGCGTACATATTTAAAAGGGGTTATTGGTCTTTCAACGAGTACAGCAAAGAAAGAGGTAATTTCAGCAGAAGGTTTACAGAAATCAACGGTACAAAGTTCACATTTAAAAGCATATGTGAAAAAAGAATTTAAAACGTTATTCCGCACGCCACAATTTTTCTTAAATTGTATTGTGCAAACTTTCGTTATGCCAATTATGCTGTTCTTTGTTTTATTTGTACAAGATGGAAATTTAAAATGGATTACGGAATATATTGATAATCCAGAATCAGCAGGCTTTGCAATTGGTGTTGGCCTTTGTGCATCCTTATTTTTAATGGGGAGTAACGTTATTGCAACGACGTCATTTTCTCGAGATGGAAGTTCATGGTTTGTGAATCGTTATTTACCAGTAAAGGCTTCGGATATCTTTTTTGCGAAAGCAATAACTGCTTGGTTAATTAATGTGGTCATTTTAGCAGTATTCGGTATTACGATGGCAGTTGTAGCGGGTATTTCTCCAGTCTTCATGATACTGTGGTTTTTACTAAGTGCGAACGGATTGCTCTTAATTAATTTAATCGGTACGCGCTGGGATGCACAAACTGCAGATATACATTGGGATACAGAACAAAAATTATTTAAAAGTCGATACACAACTTTGTGGAATTTTTTAGCTAATATTTTAATAGCTTTAGTTATTGTAGCGGGAGTAAGTGTATTGTACTTTGTCCTTCAGGTAGGACTGTGGGTTATGTTTATTATTTTATTTATACTGTTTACCATTACCAATTTAATTTTAATTAGAATTTTAAAATTAGGTGCAGAGCGTATATTGTCAAATATTCAATAA
- a CDS encoding SDR family oxidoreductase: MRKIAIVTGATRLNGIGAAVCKVLAQKGIDVFFTYWPRYDKAMPWGMNDQEPFLLKKEIESYGVRCEMAEINLSKSYSPNRVLYMVSERLGEPSILINNAAYSTHTKIEELDVEQLDKHYTVNVRATMLLSSLFMKHFSLKTSGSIINLTSGQSLAPMPDELAYVATKGAIEAFTKSVAPVAMEKGITVNAVDPGPTNTGWITEELQHHLVWKFPQGRVGEPVDAARLIAFLVSEEAKWVTGQVIHSNGGFS; this comes from the coding sequence GTGAGGAAAATAGCAATTGTAACAGGGGCAACTCGTCTGAATGGAATTGGTGCAGCTGTATGCAAGGTGCTTGCTCAAAAGGGGATAGACGTCTTTTTCACGTACTGGCCTCGGTATGATAAAGCAATGCCGTGGGGAATGAATGATCAAGAACCCTTTTTGTTGAAAAAGGAAATTGAAAGTTACGGCGTTCGATGTGAAATGGCAGAAATCAACTTATCGAAGTCTTATTCGCCTAATCGTGTATTGTATATGGTATCAGAACGTTTAGGTGAGCCATCTATTCTTATTAATAATGCGGCGTATTCTACTCATACGAAAATTGAAGAGTTAGATGTAGAACAGTTAGATAAACATTATACGGTCAATGTTCGTGCTACTATGCTATTAAGTTCATTATTTATGAAACATTTTTCACTTAAAACGAGTGGAAGTATTATCAATCTTACTTCTGGGCAGTCACTAGCGCCAATGCCAGATGAACTGGCATACGTAGCAACAAAGGGAGCAATAGAAGCATTTACAAAGTCAGTTGCACCAGTTGCTATGGAGAAGGGGATTACAGTCAATGCTGTTGATCCAGGACCAACGAATACAGGATGGATTACAGAGGAATTACAGCATCATTTAGTATGGAAATTCCCGCAAGGTAGAGTTGGAGAACCGGTGGATGCTGCCCGTTTAATCGCTTTTTTAGTAAGTGAAGAGGCGAAGTGGGTTACTGGGCAAGTCATTCATTCGAACGGTGGTTTTTCATAA
- a CDS encoding helix-turn-helix transcriptional regulator, giving the protein MAFVTKIKEYRAKVHMTQEDLAKKVGVRRETISHLEKGKYNPSLQLAHDIARALHSTIDKIFIFED; this is encoded by the coding sequence ATGGCGTTCGTAACCAAGATAAAAGAATACCGCGCCAAAGTGCATATGACGCAGGAAGATTTAGCGAAAAAGGTTGGTGTACGTCGTGAAACGATTAGCCATCTTGAAAAAGGAAAATATAATCCTTCCTTACAGCTTGCTCATGATATAGCGAGGGCACTTCATAGTACGATTGATAAGATTTTTATTTTTGAGGATTAA